The genomic region CTTGATTTTGGCTTTCAACCAGTGCAGCAAGGTGATCATAATAGATTTCTAGGTTTTTGACTTCTTCTTGGAGACGCTCAATTTCAGCTTGCAGTAATAGAGTTGCTTGTGAGCTTTTATCAATAACCTTTTGGCTCGAAGCCGATGCGTTATTGGTCTTGTTTTGAATTGATTGAGCTTGATCCAAGCTGTTTGCCATCGAAGACGTTGCAACCAAACTGATGGCAAGCGCTAGGCTAGTTTTTAAAAGATTCATAATTGTAGTCATTTACTATAGAAGAAGGTCAAATGAATTTTATTGATAAGCAGTCTCATTATCATTAAAAGTCACTCGCATTACTAGGGATATTTTTACTAAATAGCAGAATCACGAAAGGGGAAAGTCGAAACCTTCCCCTTAATATTTAAATTATTAATAGTACTCTACTAACAAATTAGTATTTCACCTGTAAAGTCGCCATGTAGTTACGGCCTTCACCAACAACAACGCTGCTCGTGCTGCCGCCTTCAAGGTAGTCTGTATCAAACAGATTTTCTACGTTGAAGCGTGCGACGAAATCTAGGTTCTCGTCATACTTCATTGTATGTGCGACACCCATATCTACACGAGTGTAAGCATCTTTTTTGAACGTATTTGAATCTTCAGTGTAACGCTCACCTACGTGGTAAACACCTAGATTTACGTCAGTACCGTTATTAAACGAGTAGGTAGACCAAATGCTGGCAGTAAACTCTGGTACATCAGCTGGCGTTTTACCTTCAAGAGCAGGGTCATTCTGGTATTCTGCATCTAGGAACATTGTAGATGCACTTACAGAGAATGCTTCCGTCACGTAACCTGTCGCTGCCAATTCAACACCTGTGTGAACTTGTTCACCAACTTGAGTTGTACGTGCGTCTTTGCCGTTGTTATTCGCCGGGTCTAGATCTTCTGTCACTTGCATGTTCGATTGAGTGATTTGGAAAACTGCACCAGACACGAATAAACGCTCATCAAACAACTCCCACTTAGAGCCTAGCTCGTAAAGTGTGCCTTTCTTAGCATCTTGAGATTGACCAAAGTTAACGTCATCTTGATCTGTAATTTCACCTACAGGCTCGAAACTTTCAGAGTAAACCGCGTAGATAGATCCATTTGGAGCAGGAGAGTAAATTACACCAAACTTAGGAAGAATGTTGTTGTAGCTCTCTTCTTTATCTGAGCTGCTTATTGTCTTATCGTAAGCAAAACGCACACCACCAAGAACTTGCCATTGATCGTTAAGCGTTACTAAGTCTTGAACATATAGGCCATAGTGTTGGCTTTCAGAGTGAGATACTTCATTGTCATTCTTATAACTAACGTTAGAAGGCATATCAAAGCCATTACCACATGCAGCTTCTGCTTCGGCTTCAGTTGCATTAACACAGGTGTAACCCGAGTCGTATAAGCGCTCGTAGTCGTAATGAAGACCATTAACACCAACAAGCAGACGGTGGTTAACACCTAGTGCATCGAAATCACCGGTAAAATCCACATAAGCCGTATCAAATGTCCACTCGTCGTGGCGATCTGATACTTTGTAGCCGTAACCGCCGTTTTTATCACTATATACAGTATTGTTCGATTCAGTACGTTGACGCTCGTAGAACTGACGGCTAATTCCTGTTTTAACAGACCAAGTTTCGTTCAAGTTAGCTGTTACCGAAGCACCGTAGTTTGCAACATCGTTATCTGTTTGAGCAAAACGTTGATCATTAACTGTGTTAGGATCGATAACCTTACCAGTAGAGGTATCAATTTTAGAACCGTTGTCTAAATCGCCCTCTTCGATTGTACGGTCGTAATGAACTGACAACATGATGTCTTCGTTAATATCGTAATCAACAAATAGACCACCAACAAAACGGTCAGTTTCTACATCTGTACCATCAAAACGTGTACGGTAAGAATCTTGGTTTTCTTGTGAAACAATAAGACGAGCACGTAAAGTTTGGTCATCGTTTAATGAACCACTTACATCAGCAGTAGTACGCGTGTAGCTATCAGAACCAATATCTTGGCTTACGTTTACTTGAGTCTCGTATGTAGGTTTCTTAGAAACCATGTTAACAAGACCACCTGGTGCTGATTTACCGTAAAGTAGACCTGCCGGGCCTTTAAGTACTTCAACACGCTCTAGAAGCTCTACTGGTTGACGGTAGTGTGACCAATGCTGAACACCGTCACGCAAGTAACCAGAGCTGCTTTGTAGGTCAAAGCCACGAAGCGTAAAACGTTCACGGTTCGTTGATTTAGAACCCGCACCAACAGAAGCGTCATTTTTAAGAACTTCACCTAACGTACTTGCACGCTGCTCATCGATGATTTGTTCATCGATTACTGAAACTTGTCCCGGAGTCTCTAATTGAGTTGCCTCCATTCGCATTGCTGTTGTGTTCGTGTCGGCTTTGTAACCGTAGTCACGACCTTCAACAACCATGTGTTCGTCTGTTTTTACTGTTTCTGCCAATACTGCTGGTGAAGCTAATACTGCGCCGATCACTAAAGCCAATGGGCTCTTTGAAAACATGTCCTTTACTCCGTTTTTATTCTTTTAGACGAGCACTTTGTTATTTATTCGATGTGCTCGCTTAACCGTTTCCGGTACCACTGAATCATTTCGGGAGAGAATATAAGTGATAACTATTACCATTTGCATTAAATTTACATTCTTTGCATTCGTAAAGTTTTGTAAAGGCGTATTGGAGAGTCGTTTTTATAAAGTTAAATAAAACCAATTCAATACAGATATTTAGAGAACAGTCATGCAAAAAAGTGGTCGTCTCCATCCAGTTTTTTGAAACTGCGTTATTGGCTGGGTCAATTTGAGGCGTGAAGATCAATAAGAAAATCATCTCTTCTTATTTACTACCTTTGAAACGACAAGCTTATGTATAAAACCCTCGATAAATGTAAATTTATAGTGAATTGTATTGTTCTATTTTGTTTAATTGTCACAATTATCAGTGATTATGATCACATCTATAATTTCAAACTCATTTTTTGTTTTTCGATTTTAACAACCGACTGCTAATCTCCTGCTCACTTTGGAAAGGTATCAAAGTTACAAATAATAAGGAGTGTTCTAAATGAATACCAAGAAACCTATGTCTCTGACTGGTCGAGTAATCCTCGGTATGGTCGTAGGTATACTAACGGGATTTGCCATTCAATCCCTTTTTGCAGACAGCGGATTTGTTAACAACTACATCGTTAACGGACTCTTTGAAGTGGGCGGACAAATCTTTGTCGCCAGTTTAAAAATGCTGGTGGTGCCACTCGTCTTCGTTTCACTGGTGTGCGGTACAAGTTCTCTTAAAGACTTATCAACTCTTGGCCGTATGGGTGGCAAAACGCTTGCACTTTATATCGGTACTACAGCCGTTGCTATCACTCTAGCACTCACTATCGGTAATCTGTTCCAACCTGGAGCTGGTGCGGATCTGACTGCTGCGAGCTCTTTCAAATCAGCGGATGCCCCTTCTCTGGGCCAAGTAATCATCGACATGTTCCCAACTAACCCGATTCAGGCGATGGCTGAGGGCAAAACGTTACAAGTTATCGTATTTGCTGTGTTATTCGGTATTGCGATTAGTGCAGCGGGCAAACCTGGCGAACGTATCGCTTCTGTATTTGCTGATCTGAATGAAGTGATCATGAAGCTTGTTGCTCTACTGATGAACCTTGCTCCTTACGGTGTGTTCTTCTTGATGGCGAAGCTGTTCTCTGGCCTTGGCTTGGGTGCAATTTGGAACCTAGCTGAATACTTCTTAGTGCTTGCGGGTACCCTACTGTTACACGGTCTGGTTACTTACAGTGCAATGCTTAAAGGATTCACTGGCCTTAGCCCGATTACGTTCTTACGTAAGATGGAAGATGCAATCATGTTTGCATTCTCAACAGCATCTTCAAACGCAACGATTCCTGTAACAATGGAAACGGCTAAGAACCGTATGGGCGTAGACAACAAAGTCGCTTCATTCACTGTACCACTAGGTGCAACAGTGAACATGGACGGTACTGCAATCATGCAAGGTGTTGCGACTGCGTTTATCGCACAAGCATACAACATCGACCTTACTATGGGCGATTACCTAATGGTCATCCTAACAGCGACATTGGCGTCTGTGGGTACAGCAGGTGTTCCAGGTGTTGGTCTAGTTATGTTAGCGATGGTATTGAACCAAGTCGGCCTACCGCTAGAAGGTATCGCTCTAATCATGGGTGTTGACCGCCTTCTTGATATGATTCGTACCGCTGTAAACATCACTGGTGATAGTGCCGTATCTATCATCGTTGCTAAGTCAGAAGGCGCTCTAGACGAGTCTCGCTTCAACGACCCAGCAGCAGGCGAGAAAGAAGAAGAAGTTAAGCTAGCGCGCCAACAGGCATAATCTAGTTTCTCTGACGCTCTTGCCTTCGAGTTAAGGTGTAATTAATGGCTATGCCTTAGCTGATAATGAAAAGCGTATAAACAAAAACGCCACTGCATCTGCAGTGGCGTTTTTTATTAGGCAATGTTTCTCAGCGTGCTTTCAGCCTTAGTTACGTATGGAGCACGACAGATAACAACGGGAAGCTAATCGGCGATTGGGAACATAAGGTTCACTCTAAGCCCCCCGCCATCTCTATTCTCAGCAGTAACGTGCCCATTCATCACACCCATCGCTTCTTTAACAATCGCAAGGCCTAACCCATAGCCACCAGACTGTTTATCACGGGCTGACTCTATGCGAGTAAACGGGTCGAATATACCTGCAATCTTGTTATCAGGAATGCCATCACCGTCATCCTCTACAGATATGACACTGTAACGTTTATCGGTGAACAGTTCATAAGTAGTCACGACAACATGAGCATTCTCACCGGCATATTTAATTGCGTTGCCGACCAAATTACCAATCACTCTGAGAAGTAACCTCTCATCAACGTTGACCATTGATGTCGGTGTCTCTAAATCACCCACTAAGGTCTGATTCGGCTTTAAGTCATTTTGCATCTGCGCAATGAGCATCGAACAATAGTGCTCCAAATGCATCAAGCTTAACTTGGTGTCATAACGTGACGTTTCTAGGCGGCTGAATTCAAGGATTTCCCCCACCAACTTATTCATCTCTTCCGTTTCACTTTCCATTCGATCAAGTAAGCCAATGCTCTTATCATCCACCTTGTTGCGCAAAAGGTGTAAGGCGAGGTTCTGCCTAGCTAATGGCGTTCTAAGCTCATGGGACACATCCCGAATCAAACGACGCTGCTTTTCAGCCAATGACTTAATCTCAAACGTCATGTGGTCAAAATCGTGAGCAAGTTCGTTGAACTCTCGCGTGGTTGAATCAAGCTCAGACACAACACTCACCGAGAAGTCTCCTTGTGCCAACCTTCGGCTTGCTTCCCTTAAGCGATCCAGAGGCTGTTGCAGGCTTTTCGCCATAATAATGGAGAACAGCGACAACACGATCAAAGCTATTACCGCTTTCAACATGTAAGAATAAGGTGCAAAGGACTTAGCCGGGTGAAACTGATGCGGCAGTTGAATTACTAACGTTTTGCCATTATTCAGCGGTAAACCGAATATAGGCTTACTCACACGATCGCTCAGTTGATGATCTAAGGTACGTAGGTACTTCAACTTGAACTCGAAGTGCGGGTGCATGTGTCGATGTGTGATTGGGCGGTTATCTTCATCAATAACAAAAAGATAATAGCGTTGAGCGTTGCCCCAATCGGCAAGCTCATCCATATCCCCTTCCTCGATCAGCACGTTTGCTTGATAAGCAAGATCGAGCATTTCAGATTTTACGGATTCAGGTACCTTCAATAAGGCCTTCATCAACGCTCTCTCTGCTACACCTTGTAGGATCAAAATACTTACTAGAATTACTGTCAGATAACTAAACAGTTGAAAGGTTAAACCATCTTTCCGCTTAGCAATGAAGTCAGGGCAACGTATTAGCTTGACGCTCATGCTCCAACCGACTCTAGGTAGCTGTAACCTTTACCACGAACGGTTTTAATATGTTGCTTAGACAAACCAGCCTGAACAAGCTTTCTACGTATATTGCTGATATGCATATCTAAATTACGATCGAAAGGACACAGTTCTTTCTTGAGTACATGGATTTGTAGATCAGATTTTGAGACGACAATACCATCGTTTTTGACTAGGTAATCAAGCAGGTCTTTTTCTGTGCCCGTTAAGGGTAAACGAGAGAGTTGTTCGCACAAACCGTGATTAGACGAAGCCAAAGATTGTCTCTGACGCTCAAAACCAACTCGACGTAAGATAACCTTAATACGGGTTAAAAGTTCTGGAACATTGAAAGGCTTGGCGATGTACTGGTCGGCTCCAGCTTGGTAACCATCAAGCATTGAGGCGTCGTCGTTTAGAGCGGTTAGCATAAGAATAGGCGTAGCAAAACGCTGACAAATACGTCTTGCTACTTGAATGCCGCTTAGGTTCGGAAGCATTACATCGAGTAGAACTAAATCGACAGGGTGAGATTGAATAAACTCAAGCGCGGATTCACCGCAATGGACAGTATCAACGTGATACCCCTCATTTTCTAACACTTCACCCAATAACTCACACAACTGAATATCATCATCAACAACTAAAACGCGCGACATCATACAAACCGATAAATAATAATAGTTTGCATTTTAATTATCGTTATTATTAATTTCAATTATAAAATGAGAGATTTACCCTATAGAAGGAAATCTTTTTCAATCGGTACAAATTTTGAGGCAGAATCGATAAGATTTTGAGCAGTTAGTCCCGGTACACCATACACTTCAACAGGTTTGCCAAAACGTTCTTTGATTCGCTCTACAAGGATTTCGAAATCACCGTCTCCTGATACTAAAACAATCGTATCAACCGTCTCAGCAAGTTCTATTGCGTCTAACGCAATACCCACATCCCAGTCGCCTTTTGCACTACCATCTCGACGCTGAATAAACGGCTTTAACTTAACATTAAAACCAACACCACGAAGGATATGGTGAAATTGGCGCTGCTTTGGATCTTGGCTTGAGATTGCGTAAGCATTAGCGGCAACAACATTACGCCCTTCCGTGGCAACATACCAAAACTGGTTATAGTCGAAGTTAGAACGGTATTTATCGCGTGTCGTGTAGTAAACGTTCTGTACGTCGACCAAAATTGCTATGTTTTCCATAAATTCATACCTTTAGATTTTCCGTATACCCTATTCTATTCAATTGTAAAATGCGAGTCGCTTTACTCAATAAAAATGAACCTTCCGCTATC from Vibrio gigantis harbors:
- a CDS encoding TonB-dependent siderophore receptor; translated protein: MFSKSPLALVIGAVLASPAVLAETVKTDEHMVVEGRDYGYKADTNTTAMRMEATQLETPGQVSVIDEQIIDEQRASTLGEVLKNDASVGAGSKSTNRERFTLRGFDLQSSSGYLRDGVQHWSHYRQPVELLERVEVLKGPAGLLYGKSAPGGLVNMVSKKPTYETQVNVSQDIGSDSYTRTTADVSGSLNDDQTLRARLIVSQENQDSYRTRFDGTDVETDRFVGGLFVDYDINEDIMLSVHYDRTIEEGDLDNGSKIDTSTGKVIDPNTVNDQRFAQTDNDVANYGASVTANLNETWSVKTGISRQFYERQRTESNNTVYSDKNGGYGYKVSDRHDEWTFDTAYVDFTGDFDALGVNHRLLVGVNGLHYDYERLYDSGYTCVNATEAEAEAACGNGFDMPSNVSYKNDNEVSHSESQHYGLYVQDLVTLNDQWQVLGGVRFAYDKTISSSDKEESYNNILPKFGVIYSPAPNGSIYAVYSESFEPVGEITDQDDVNFGQSQDAKKGTLYELGSKWELFDERLFVSGAVFQITQSNMQVTEDLDPANNNGKDARTTQVGEQVHTGVELAATGYVTEAFSVSASTMFLDAEYQNDPALEGKTPADVPEFTASIWSTYSFNNGTDVNLGVYHVGERYTEDSNTFKKDAYTRVDMGVAHTMKYDENLDFVARFNVENLFDTDYLEGGSTSSVVVGEGRNYMATLQVKY
- a CDS encoding dicarboxylate/amino acid:cation symporter — its product is MNTKKPMSLTGRVILGMVVGILTGFAIQSLFADSGFVNNYIVNGLFEVGGQIFVASLKMLVVPLVFVSLVCGTSSLKDLSTLGRMGGKTLALYIGTTAVAITLALTIGNLFQPGAGADLTAASSFKSADAPSLGQVIIDMFPTNPIQAMAEGKTLQVIVFAVLFGIAISAAGKPGERIASVFADLNEVIMKLVALLMNLAPYGVFFLMAKLFSGLGLGAIWNLAEYFLVLAGTLLLHGLVTYSAMLKGFTGLSPITFLRKMEDAIMFAFSTASSNATIPVTMETAKNRMGVDNKVASFTVPLGATVNMDGTAIMQGVATAFIAQAYNIDLTMGDYLMVILTATLASVGTAGVPGVGLVMLAMVLNQVGLPLEGIALIMGVDRLLDMIRTAVNITGDSAVSIIVAKSEGALDESRFNDPAAGEKEEEVKLARQQA
- a CDS encoding sensor histidine kinase: MSVKLIRCPDFIAKRKDGLTFQLFSYLTVILVSILILQGVAERALMKALLKVPESVKSEMLDLAYQANVLIEEGDMDELADWGNAQRYYLFVIDEDNRPITHRHMHPHFEFKLKYLRTLDHQLSDRVSKPIFGLPLNNGKTLVIQLPHQFHPAKSFAPYSYMLKAVIALIVLSLFSIIMAKSLQQPLDRLREASRRLAQGDFSVSVVSELDSTTREFNELAHDFDHMTFEIKSLAEKQRRLIRDVSHELRTPLARQNLALHLLRNKVDDKSIGLLDRMESETEEMNKLVGEILEFSRLETSRYDTKLSLMHLEHYCSMLIAQMQNDLKPNQTLVGDLETPTSMVNVDERLLLRVIGNLVGNAIKYAGENAHVVVTTYELFTDKRYSVISVEDDGDGIPDNKIAGIFDPFTRIESARDKQSGGYGLGLAIVKEAMGVMNGHVTAENRDGGGLRVNLMFPIAD
- a CDS encoding response regulator transcription factor; translated protein: MSRVLVVDDDIQLCELLGEVLENEGYHVDTVHCGESALEFIQSHPVDLVLLDVMLPNLSGIQVARRICQRFATPILMLTALNDDASMLDGYQAGADQYIAKPFNVPELLTRIKVILRRVGFERQRQSLASSNHGLCEQLSRLPLTGTEKDLLDYLVKNDGIVVSKSDLQIHVLKKELCPFDRNLDMHISNIRRKLVQAGLSKQHIKTVRGKGYSYLESVGA
- a CDS encoding LabA-like NYN domain-containing protein, whose amino-acid sequence is MENIAILVDVQNVYYTTRDKYRSNFDYNQFWYVATEGRNVVAANAYAISSQDPKQRQFHHILRGVGFNVKLKPFIQRRDGSAKGDWDVGIALDAIELAETVDTIVLVSGDGDFEILVERIKERFGKPVEVYGVPGLTAQNLIDSASKFVPIEKDFLL